The Pagrus major chromosome 24, Pma_NU_1.0 region ATGGCGGCACACCAAAGCTACTGAATCAGAAATCACCATATTTATTAAGACTatcatctggggaccatgaatatctgtacaacATTTCATGAGAATCTATTCACTAttgttaaaatatttcagtctAGACAAAGTCGTTGATTTCTATGGGGGTTGTTTTAAGGTGCAATGTAGGTTTAGAAACATTTGTCATCTCACATATtttcacattgttgttgttgtctatTTTGGCTCGCACACTCTTGAAAAAGGGACTCTTGATCTGAATGGGGCCGTCCtgattaaataaaagattttaaaaaatgtgtcagaatgCAGTCTACTGTATTTACTTACCACTTTACTCATCAACAAAGAAGTAGCAtcttctttctttaacattcaATATCAATCTCTTCCATCCTTCTCGACTGAGTTACAGATAAACATCCTAGGTATCAAGGAAGGAATCTGTTCATATCCTGCATTAACAATTCATGATTGGAAAGGTTAAGGTCTTTATCATATTCATAGTCTAAATGGGCCGTTATCAACAGGTTAACACAGATAACAACCTGTTCCAGCTGCTTCCCTTTCATCAGCAGGTTTACGGGATTAGGGTCCCCTCGGAGATTGCTCAGCAACAGCGACTATGGAAACGTGGCATCAAGGCTTCAAATGTCTAGAGATTTAGGTAACAACACTCTCAGCACCTTCACACTGACAGTAAAACACCTGCCTTTCCTGGAGCGCTGATTCTGGGAACACGGTACATGTGCCCGTTTATTGACCCCATAAACTGTCCCGGGATCAGGGGCAGCAGGGGGCAGCTCCAGTGTCTCCGGTGGAAATGTTTTTGGTAATTATTTCCCCCGGAAACAATCCCCCTTTATCTGAAATAAGAGATTAGATCTAATCCTTGTTTGTAAAAGCCCTGCAATAAAAAAGTTGACCCACAATGCTGCAAACAGTTTTCAGTACAAGATTAGGGTTTAGTACCTGGCCCGTTTCTGTTAAGAGGTTTGGTTGCTTTCACATTGGCCTTTTACTTCGACTAATTTATGACTTACCATTTTTACTATGACTTCTTGTCCTTTGCCCTTTCACTCCACAACAACTCCTCACTATCTCTCCTCACGTTTCAGTCTCGTCGACCCTGTTGACACGGCCTCAGTTGCTCAACAGCCCTTACTGACCTGAGACGGGACACACACGGGTTAATCACAAAGCCTACTGGTAAGACAACCAAGGACAGAACAGAATATGGCAGCACTGATAAAAAATACGCAGataacacaaacataaactgtaaGAAATGgtgctagtgtgtgtgtatgggggtTGGGGggacatgtatttttaaaaaaaagataaggaAAAGACACAACTAGGCGGCTGTGGTATGTAagtaaatacagtacattactCATCACTTATCACACACCTgcaatgcagtactgagttctctccccagacagcttaacaaccattcaaacctgggctcacctagccttagaaacccacatgaaggccacaAGTGGCCCTtacgactctgaaactcagagctcgcACGTGtccctaacgactctgtaaggacactcccacacagagtttaaaagcctgcaactcccctccagttagtaagaactgaagaagccttcagtttcttgaagagagctcttcaagaaactggaagtccagttgcctacgatacagcatcTAGACTTTCTCCTATTTCTTTTGCCTCACTACTTACATATTGAACAGTTGAAGTAACTTTCAGGTTAAGATTttagaaacaaaacacatcaggaTTAAAACAACCAATGGTTTAAGCTAATTTTAGATACTTTACGTAAAACTAGCTCCAACTTGCCCACCCATGTCAAGGTATTGCTTAAAAGTTATTGCATCATTAAGAATGATCCAGTTATATAATAATTTTAAACTGGTAAGAGACATTCTGTATCATACTTTCACATTTGAATATGTTGTGTAACTTAGATAAAATCTTGAATGCGGAAGTTGACCTTGTTGTGGATAGTGGTGTCAGGGTATTTTTGTCACAGAAATCAACTGGAAACAGCCCAAATGCACGGACACCAACCTGAGGCAGTGGTTACACATTCAAGCAAGACcttttgtcacttttgctgAACAACAACCACTGTGGTCACAATTACAGGACAGTTTCAAATGGTAAAAAATAGCAGCCAAAGATGAGAAGTGTCAGCAAAGTGTAAGAAAtagcaatatatatatatatacggtttgctaatgttagctactgtttgCAACAGTTATTTGCTACTGTTAGGCAAACTAGCAAATAGCTAAAAgttattcatgttttgtttaaatgtccAGCTTCTGCCACTTCAGTTGTTAGTGTGACAAATGTAAACTTAACCAAAGCTACTGAATATAAGACACAacagtctacagccatgctagcagcgcTATGAGAGTGCATTAGGCACAGGCATGTTTATCATGTTCGTTATCTTAGTTTAGAGCGTTGACACGCTAACGTTTGCTTATTACGACTAAACACATACAGttaaggctgatgggaatgttatCAGTTTTACAGCTTATTGTTAATCAGCAAATATGGTGATCCCTTAACATTTTTTATCTAGTACCACGATCATGTCAAAATTTTGACCCCTAAACAAGCCCCCCAAATTCCTGGGGGCACCCCTGGGTAGACCTGCGGACCAACAGGCTAACATAGGCATCCTTAGGGAGCCATGTAGGGAGTAAGTTTAACTTGCAGCAGAGAACTGAGGAAAACAGTCCCTCCATTTTGCCACTTGATGGAGCCATAATACTGTCAAACTAGTACAGATATCTTTCAACCAGTTGTGCTGCCTTTATTTAGTACTGCTATAATCAGAAAACTGTTAAATTCTGGTGCAAATAATTAAAACCTTATGAAATGAGCACATTATTCATTCACCCTGTCAGTCAACAATACAAATGTATCCTATCTCTGTTCCTCATCTTGTCTTCCTTCTCTGTCAAAGACTTTTCAGATCCTTTCAATTAAAgacttcctcctcctgcagatCCCCTTGCAGACCCCATACACACTGTGTGGAGTGATGACCAGTGTCTGCACCCCCTCCCACCGCCACACAcgccaaacacaacacacaacaactgATTGTGTGTCACTGAATGATGTGCACTTAAAAGTACTGGTTCTCTGGCGCAGATGCTCGGCCGAACAGGTGAAGGAGAAGCAGGATTCTGCTGACGCACCTGTCCCGGCCCGaccctcccacctcctctctgtcactccTGAGGGGAAAGATCTCCGTCCTGTCCCAGTCCGGACCTCCAAGGCACAGGAAGAAATGGGCAACATGGCAACAGAGATTACTGCCTTTATCCTGACCATCTCGGGCTGGATCCTGGTGTCATCCACACTGCCTACAGACTACTGGAAGGTGTCCTCTGTGGACGGGACGGTCATCACCACAGCTACCTTCTGGTCCAACCTATGGAAAACATGTGTGACTGATTCCACCGGTGTGTCCAACTGTAAGGACTTTCCTTCAATGCTGGCTCTGGATGGTGAGTCTTGTTGTCTATCTGAGGTCTTTGTTTCTCATTTCTGTCCATCTGATTGGACCAAAAAAAGAACACCTGCTGGTTTTGGATGAGTTAACACTGTTATAAACAAATGCATTTGGAACTTGATATCTCCTGTTCTGACTCTGGCTTCAGGCTGCAAACAACCACAGCATTTAAAGTTAAAGGCCAGAGGAGGGATATGTCAGTGAATGAGCAGAGCTGGACTGAAGGAAGCAATCTGAGAAAGTCATCAAGTCAGACAGAGGTCACTTCCTATTACTTACTTGTAACAACAAGGAAAGGAAGTGCTTTTAGATGTTCGAATTCTAATGTCCTGAGGTGATTTGAGACATTCATGCAGTCTCAAAGATACCACTTCTTATCTGTTGTCCATTGGTGTCGAGCAGGGGCGTCCCCAGAAGGTTTTTTATGGGGGCCCAGAGGTGGCCACTGAAAATGTTGGGGTAAATATCAGGCTCTTTGGCTGCTGAATGCTTGATTGCTTTCAcaagctagttgctaactgtctTGCATTCGGTGCTGGTAAGAGGTTTATTAGAGCAGAACTACACTTCTGCTGCCTAAAACAACACTATGAGAGTGGTGAGAGCgaacaaaaaacaacttcaggcccaaaaaaacaaaagaagctaCAAAGGTTCAAGGTTAATAAttctctgttggtttgtcacTTTAAGTGAAACCTGCTATATATAGCCTAAAGCTACAGTTTAGAGActgttagcttaacttagcttgTGGTTTTTAAAAGTTGGTGTTGGTATGGATTAAATGGATGACATATAATGTGGTTATTAGTGAAATATAGAGCTGTGTTACCTTTGGAAAGTGCCAGGATAGCTGTTTgtccagtttttatgctaagctaagctaactggctgctgaaTAACTTCACGTTTTAACATCGAGACATGTGAATGGATTGAATCAaatcatctaactcttggcagaAAAGTGAATAAGCGTGACAAACGTCCAACTATTCCTTCAAAATAAGTAGAATAACAcaactgggtttttttttaggtgtcGCAAAGCAAAAATGTCTCTCCCCTCTGCCTCTGTCGTGAAGCCTATATCCAGGTGTGTCGGGGTCTGATGATCGCCTCAGTGTGTCTGGGTTTCTTTGGTGCCATCCTCGCCTTGATAGGAATGAAGTGCACGAAAATAGGAGGCTCGGAGACCACCAAGGCTCGTCTGACCGTCCTCTCGGGCTTCCACTTCATTCTCAACGGTAAAACCCATGCTGCATATGTCTCCATGTCTGGATTTATTGGGGATGTAGCATTTGGAATGAATTAGTGTTCAGCTGAACCACATTATCAGCTCCTTCTGCTTTGATTTCAGTCAGAATTTGTTGTACAAATCCTCTTATTTCTCTCCGCAGGCCTCTGCTCTATGACTGCATGCTCCATATACGCTCACAGGATCACAACTGACTTCTTTGACCCGCTCTTTGTTGCTCAGAAGTAGGTATTCAGGATTAAAAGAGAGATTTCTTTGACAGCGGATCATAACCGCATTCGGATGAAAGGAATTCCAgacatacatttctttttgtttttcaacgcACCCTTTCAGGTTTGAGCTGGGAGCGGCCCTCTTCATCGGCTGGGCTGGATCTGTGCTGTGTATCCTCGGAGGACTtgtcttctgtctctccctgtccGAAGGCTTTAGTATGAGGCAAGTTGCTTGATTTTTTCTGACTGGACGCTAATAATGTGATCCCACATCTGTCATCGGCAACAAGGGCTTCGGGGAAATCTGATT contains the following coding sequences:
- the cldn10a gene encoding claudin-10a; this encodes MGNMATEITAFILTISGWILVSSTLPTDYWKVSSVDGTVITTATFWSNLWKTCVTDSTGVSNCKDFPSMLALDAYIQVCRGLMIASVCLGFFGAILALIGMKCTKIGGSETTKARLTVLSGFHFILNGLCSMTACSIYAHRITTDFFDPLFVAQKAEYSYSGAASFVTARNKHSKTANSLQKEAGGPSRQFGRNAYV